From Ignavibacteriota bacterium, the proteins below share one genomic window:
- a CDS encoding MFS transporter, translating to MRTIFILGLTSLLTDISSEMVYPLIPFFLTATLGAGPAVLGLIEGIAESTASILKLISGMASDRLRKKRAFAIIGYGTSAVGKGVLYLAGSWTVVFGGRLLDRIGKGIRTAPRDALIAESAVKGEIGKAFGLHRAMDTIGAALGVILAWWFLTMKPGDYASVILWSVVPAVLGVVLLFFVTEPRQSTTLRKPVTLASWHTLPPALKRFLGVALLFTLGNSSNTFLLLRAADFGYSPATIILLYLVYNLAYAGLSYPVGRWSDRIGRRWVVAAGYLLYAVVYAGFAFAGETGKDWIPWVLFIVYGLYSAATDGVEKAVIAELAPPELRASAIGLHAMIVGIGLFPASLLAGILWSASGPAVALGLGACTGVLAAVLLLAWALRGKRGTEISPA from the coding sequence ATGCGAACGATCTTCATACTCGGCCTTACATCGTTGCTGACCGACATCTCCTCGGAGATGGTCTATCCGCTCATACCGTTCTTCCTGACCGCCACGCTCGGGGCCGGGCCCGCCGTGCTGGGATTGATCGAGGGCATCGCCGAGAGCACTGCGAGCATCTTGAAGCTCATCTCGGGGATGGCGTCTGACCGCCTCCGAAAGAAAAGGGCCTTTGCGATCATCGGCTATGGCACCTCGGCGGTCGGAAAGGGTGTCCTGTATCTGGCAGGAAGCTGGACGGTGGTCTTTGGCGGTCGCCTCCTGGACCGGATAGGGAAGGGGATCCGGACAGCCCCTCGTGACGCGCTCATCGCCGAGAGCGCAGTGAAAGGTGAGATCGGCAAAGCGTTCGGCCTCCACCGGGCCATGGACACCATCGGGGCTGCGCTCGGCGTGATCCTCGCATGGTGGTTTCTCACGATGAAGCCGGGTGACTATGCTTCGGTCATCCTCTGGTCGGTGGTTCCCGCAGTCCTCGGGGTCGTGCTGCTCTTCTTCGTTACCGAACCCCGGCAGAGCACAACCCTCCGGAAGCCGGTCACTCTCGCGTCGTGGCATACGCTTCCCCCTGCGCTCAAGCGGTTCCTCGGTGTTGCGCTACTGTTCACGTTAGGAAATTCTTCGAATACGTTCTTGCTCTTGCGGGCGGCGGACTTCGGGTATTCCCCCGCGACGATCATCCTCCTCTATCTGGTGTACAACCTCGCATACGCAGGGCTTTCCTATCCCGTGGGGCGCTGGTCCGACCGGATCGGCCGGCGGTGGGTCGTGGCCGCAGGGTATCTCCTGTACGCGGTGGTCTATGCGGGCTTTGCTTTCGCCGGCGAAACCGGAAAGGACTGGATCCCCTGGGTGTTGTTCATCGTGTATGGTCTTTACAGCGCGGCAACCGATGGTGTCGAGAAGGCGGTCATCGCGGAACTCGCCCCACCGGAGCTCCGCGCATCGGCGATCGGCCTTCACGCGATGATCGTCGGGATCGGACTCTTTCCGGCATCCCTTCTTGCCGGCATCCTGTGGAGTGCATCGGGACCGGCAGTCGCGCTTGGTCTGGGTGCTTGTACAGGAGTCCTCGCTGCTGTTCTGCTGCTTGCATGGGCACTCCGCGGGAAGCGTGGGACGGAGATATCCCCGGCGTGA
- a CDS encoding iron hydrogenase small subunit encodes METTMINARINGTECRVPQGMTILDACKVAGFRVPTLCFMADVAKNASCGVCLVEVKGARSLVRACTACVFDGIEIITNSARIRDARKTNVELLLANHPKDCLSCIRNQNCELQRISAELGVVHSRFVQTRKQMPQDVSSPSLVRDPNKCILCGRCIAVCSTVQTVHAIGLSQRGIRTRVSTYMEKGLGNVACTNCGQCALVCPTAAIVERDDTDAVFEELMDPEKIVVVQTAPAIRVGIGEAMGMGAGALVTGQMVAGLRRLGFAKVFDTQFTADLTIMEEAHELLHRITTKGPLPMVTSCSPGWTKFAEHFFPEALPHLSTCKSPQQMFGAIAKTYYANKMGIDPRKMVVVSVMPCTAKKYEARRPEMMSAFEHWKDKRAWSGADAFYDVDYVLTTRELARMFQESGVQFATLPSEEFDHPLGESTGAAVIFGATGGVMEAALRTAYEVVTGDALKDLNFTAVRGMEGIREAEVDLKGTRLKVAVAHTLGNARKLLEQIQRGESPYAFIEVMSCPGGCLGGGGQPIPTTWETRRKRAESIYAEDLGKQIRKSHENPAVAALYKEVLKAPLGELSHHLLHTHYEKRGVFVWKNGGNGNGHGNDPGQKEKILHGTK; translated from the coding sequence ATGGAAACGACAATGATCAACGCCCGTATCAACGGCACCGAATGCCGGGTTCCTCAAGGGATGACCATCCTCGACGCCTGCAAGGTGGCGGGGTTCCGGGTTCCCACCCTCTGCTTCATGGCCGATGTCGCGAAGAATGCCTCATGCGGCGTGTGCCTGGTGGAAGTGAAGGGGGCCCGATCGCTTGTCCGGGCCTGTACGGCATGCGTGTTCGACGGCATCGAGATCATCACCAACTCCGCCCGGATCCGCGATGCCCGCAAGACCAACGTGGAGCTGTTGCTGGCGAACCATCCCAAGGACTGCCTGTCGTGTATCCGCAACCAGAACTGTGAGTTGCAGAGGATCTCGGCGGAACTCGGTGTGGTGCACAGTAGGTTCGTGCAGACCCGCAAGCAGATGCCGCAGGATGTCAGTTCACCGTCGCTGGTGCGTGATCCGAACAAGTGCATCCTGTGCGGGCGGTGCATCGCGGTCTGCAGCACCGTGCAGACCGTGCATGCCATCGGGCTCTCCCAGCGCGGGATCCGGACGCGGGTGTCCACCTATATGGAGAAGGGACTGGGCAATGTTGCCTGCACCAACTGCGGGCAGTGTGCGCTGGTCTGTCCCACGGCCGCGATCGTGGAGCGGGACGATACCGATGCGGTCTTCGAAGAATTGATGGACCCCGAGAAGATCGTGGTGGTGCAGACCGCACCTGCGATCCGCGTCGGCATCGGCGAAGCCATGGGCATGGGTGCCGGAGCGCTGGTGACGGGACAGATGGTCGCGGGATTGCGGCGGCTGGGATTCGCCAAGGTGTTCGACACCCAGTTCACCGCGGACCTGACGATCATGGAAGAGGCGCATGAACTGCTGCACCGCATCACGACGAAAGGCCCGTTGCCCATGGTGACCTCCTGTTCGCCGGGGTGGACCAAGTTCGCCGAGCATTTCTTCCCGGAGGCGCTCCCCCATCTCTCCACCTGCAAGTCGCCGCAGCAGATGTTCGGCGCCATTGCCAAGACGTACTATGCGAACAAGATGGGGATCGATCCACGGAAGATGGTCGTCGTCTCGGTCATGCCGTGCACGGCAAAAAAGTATGAGGCGCGGCGTCCCGAGATGATGAGCGCATTCGAGCATTGGAAGGACAAGCGCGCGTGGTCAGGGGCCGACGCATTCTACGACGTCGACTATGTGCTGACCACGCGAGAACTCGCCCGGATGTTCCAGGAGTCCGGTGTCCAGTTCGCAACATTGCCTTCGGAAGAGTTCGACCATCCGCTCGGAGAGTCCACGGGCGCTGCGGTGATCTTCGGCGCGACCGGCGGGGTGATGGAAGCGGCCTTGCGCACGGCGTATGAGGTGGTGACCGGGGATGCCCTGAAGGACCTGAACTTCACCGCGGTGCGTGGGATGGAGGGCATCCGTGAGGCAGAAGTGGATCTGAAAGGGACGCGGCTGAAGGTGGCCGTTGCGCACACGCTGGGAAATGCCCGTAAGTTGCTCGAGCAGATCCAGCGCGGCGAGTCGCCGTACGCCTTCATAGAGGTGATGAGCTGTCCGGGCGGCTGCCTGGGTGGCGGCGGACAGCCGATCCCGACCACGTGGGAGACGAGGCGGAAGCGGGCGGAATCGATCTACGCAGAGGACCTCGGCAAGCAGATCCGGAAGTCGCATGAGAACCCGGCGGTGGCGGCATTGTATAAAGAGGTGCTCAAGGCGCCACTGGGTGAGCTTTCCCACCACCTCCTGCACACACACTACGAAAAGCGCGGGGTGTTCGTGTGGAAGAATGGTGGGAACGGGAATGGTCACGGCAACGACCCCGGCCAGAAGGAGAAGATCCTTCACGGCACAAAATAG